Proteins co-encoded in one Setaria viridis chromosome 9, Setaria_viridis_v4.0, whole genome shotgun sequence genomic window:
- the LOC117839868 gene encoding photosystem I reaction center subunit III, chloroplastic translates to MAALAASSTAAFAAKPRLPRARLSVACSATGGDGSNGSSVSLASSVKTFSAALALSSVLLSSAATSPPPAAADIAGLTPCKESKAFAKREKNSIKKLTTSLNKYAPDSAPALAINATIEKTKRRFENYGKFGLLCGADGLPHLIVSGDQRHWGEFITPGLLFLYIAGWIGWVGRSYLIAISGEKKPAMREIIIDVELASRLLPRGFIWPVAAYRELINGDLVVDDKDIGYY, encoded by the coding sequence atggccgccctcgccgcctcctccacggccgccttcgccgccaagCCGCGCCTGCCCCGCGCGCGCCTCTCCGTGGCCTGctccgccaccggcggcgacggcagcaaCGGCAGCAGCGTCTCGCTCGCCTCCTCCGTCAAGACCTTCTCCGCCGCGCTGGCGCTGTCCTCcgtcctcctctcctccgccgccacctcccctccgccggccgccgccgacatcGCCGGCCTCACCCCGTGCAAGGAGTCCAAGGCGTTCGCCAAGCGCGAGAAGAACTCGATCAAGAAGCTCACCACCTCGCTCAATAAGTACGCCCCCGACAGCGCCCCCGCCCTCGCCATCAACGCCACCATCGAGAAGACCAAGCGCCGCTTCGAGAACTACGGCAAGTTCGGCCTGCTCTGCGGCGCCGACGGCCTGCCGCACCTCATCGTCAGTGGCGACCAGCGGCACTGGGGCGAGTTCATCACCCCGGGCCTGCTCTTCCTCTACATCGCCGGGTGGATCGGGTGGGTCGGCAGGAGCTACCTCATCGCCATCAGCGGCGAGAAGAAGCCCGCCATGAGGGAGATCATCATCGACGTCGAGCTCGCGTCGCGGCTCCTCCCCAGGGGGTTCATCTGGCCCGTTGCAGCCTACCGCGAGCTCATCAACGGAGACCTCGTCGTCGACGACAAGGACATCGGCTACTACTAA
- the LOC117837193 gene encoding uncharacterized protein, which produces MDPEREPLAGGGLQRRPGAAARAGGGPQEPPPRGRSAIHADVDPQPRPWPWMQKVAIVAIVVLGCLQFLPATHFRDPSDPHRNWIPVGGSRNPTDSLDVVGSVDVFSWISCLDLRTLAALTNSTLSSSSDPQNISFHFLIPEGDDDKVPYHKLKVVLPDSDLTVSSQRQIKDKLNVATPEGNFLWSFHKELSPLLIAKSQLSKKRYLYISADSIIKGKIEDLGRMDLGTYAIAATEDCSKHFGDYVNMDVLSDTQRAAAKSWVSKEDTCLLDFDVLLVEPRKLDKNLVDSIMSWTRVVTVANPRDRIRLAVALALYGKYLKLPSIWKRGDANADILNYDGPHKVCSEDGHQHEQSSDGENWRKYLHQKSEAILNA; this is translated from the exons ATGGACCCAGAGCGGGagccgctcgccggcggcggcctccagCGCCGCCCCGGGGCCGCCGCGAGGGCCGGAGGGGGGCCGCAGGAGCCGCCTCCGCGCGGGCGCAGCGCCATCCACGCCGACGTCGACCCGCAGCCGCGGCCGTGGCCCTGGATGCAGAAGGTGGCCATCGTCGCCATCGTGGTGCTCGGGTGCCTCCAGTTCCTGCCGGCCACGCACTTCCGGGATCCCAGCGACCCGCACCGCAACTGGATCCCCGTCGGCGGCTCGCGCAACCCGACG GATTCATTAGATGTGGTTGGAAGTGTCGATGTCTTCTCTTGGATCAGCTGTCTAGATCTTCGCACTCTAGCTGCGCTAACAAATTCCACGCTGTCCAGCTCAAG TGATCCACAGAATATATCTTTCCATTTCTTAATACCTGAAGGAGACGATGATAAAGTGCCCTACCACAAGTTAAAAGTAGTGCTACCTGATTCAGATCTCACTGTTAGTAG TCAGAGGCAAATCAAGGACAAGCTAAATGTTGCCACTCCAGAAGGAAATTTTCTTTGGTCATTCCACAAGGAATTGTCACCCCTCCTTATCGCAAAATCTCAGTTGTCCAAAAAGCGATATCTTTATATCTCTGCAGACTCCATCATAAAG GGCAAAATTGAAGATCTTGGTCGCATGGATTTAGGCACTTATGCCATTGCTGCCACTGAAGATTGCAGCAAGCACTTTGGTGATTATGTCAATATGGACGTTCTAAGTGACACACAAAGAGCAGCGGCAAAAAGTTGGGTGTCTAAAGAGGATACATGCCTACTTGACTTTGATGTGCTCTTGGTAGAACCTCGTAAGCTGGACAAGAACCTGGTTGATTCAATTATGTCGTGGACTAGAGTTGTTACTGTAGCCAATCCAAG GGACCGCATTAGGTTGGCAGTTGCTCTTGCCCTCTATGGCAAGTATCTGAAGCTACCTTCGATTTGGAAGCGAGGAGATGCTAATGCAGACATTCTCAACTATGATGGACCACATAAAGTTTGCTCTGAAGATGGTCATCAGCACGAGCAATCAAGCGATGGGGAGAACTGGAGGAAATACCTTCATCAGAAATCTGAAGCCATTCTGAACGCCTAA
- the LOC117837192 gene encoding uncharacterized protein gives MVDRAAAPAEAASSDPPPEPGAPPRQAGTAHEKEDAPAAAAAAGPPPPPQQAGDADEEDGASASPAGGPGERCLAMMEVVAKDGAGVKWKVSRLVVEHNHELQVAPGEVAATVPALGMEFDSVDAAKEFYYGYGERVGFKARTGSNRRSGGDGEKIMQRFLCWRGNYANRRSKGKETEEVVEAAAATAAEKRKREPYRTRSRNPAKKDAEIIEVSKGVGMGGAENGRGSRRGRSKKGMVEQEESVAGLEVEKDVVEDASAPPPPDKEAEEGEGEDQEGVEEEVQVEVKRGRGRPRKAVADDNAEQARALRELGVRASQYNNEERKKILTKYLSKRQSRPASSRPTKIASRQALAERRKRGDGGRFLSSEGQQPSGQPSERRSKRLEKQSLKMEEKAESKEDEIIEAEPDPEEEVVAGPGGEPKIGMVFLDEDKAYEFYVNYAGAEGFSVRKGCLDKTAKNVTKSRAYVCSKEGFRTKSISSESKKPRPETRTGCQAHMTIKITESGKYVVTEFVSDHNHDREAPLVDIQILKSQKLLAKVQQPPDPPKVVLIPNEYKNYTRTKCIKDMQLGDAQAISEYLRRMKGENPSFFYAIQVDEDDQFTNVFWADFKSIMDYNYFGDVVCIDTRYCTSDYGRPLLLFIGVNHHKQPIIFGTALIYDDSVQSFRWLFETFKSAMSGKQPKTVLTDQSTELSDAISSVWPGTTHRFSLLHLYLTASKVLRDNFQASETFALDFSRWLYDYEEEDFISSWEILSEKYNLKDNEWLNKLYEDRERWGSPYGRDTFCADIAATLRSDNTDTILKDLLKPEVDLQNFFNSYNKFLEEKRLAEQQADYLGAQMTQRVAPLRLLWQAANSYTPTLFEMFRMEFEQISNCMVFSCGEIGPISEYQVTAKDKPRGQFVRFDSTECVVVCSCKKFEFLGLPCCHVLKILELRNIKELPPHYILKRWRKDARSESPGESYGYATIEEDPRFSLSRRYNTLYRTLYKIAEKSSESIEAYAFLENQYEQLVEQVEVLLQARLHDKSSLNTILKGHQPHLLQSEVSNSEPRRVTAKKNKNVEPRRQQQSPLDSNKKKKARQGLLEPEEIEIPLRAVPPTVSNDIPSHLRTPTNQFLAPSHIMQAPYVAQQFGLGSLQGFPGMSAFGQIQEPAPLHQHSHLQPPPFHNGPQIPQAPPPDIQSLQFLSSNPQLGHQTTDQGQYTIPVWDFL, from the exons ATGGTCgatcgcgccgccgcgccggcggaggcggcgagctccgacccgccgccggagcccggcgcgccgccccgccAGGCCGGTACCGCCCATGAGAAGGAGgacgctccggcggcggcggcggccgcgggcccCCCGCCTCCCCCGCAGCAGGCCGGCGACGCTGATGAGGAGGATGGTGCGTCGGCTTCGCCTGCGGGGGGCCCGGGCGAGCGGTGCCTGGCGATGATGGAGGTGGTTGCGAAGGACGGCGCCGGGGTCAAGTGGAAGGTGTCCAGGCTGGTGGTGGAGCACAACCACGAGCTGCAGGTCGCGCCCGGCGAGGTCGCGGCGACCGTGCCGGCGCTCGGGATGGAGTTCGACTCCGTTGACGCCGCCAAGGAGTTCTACTACGGCTACGGCGAGCGGGTGGGGTTCAAGGCGCGCACGGGCTCCAACCGCCGTTCAGGGGGCGACGGCGAGAAGATCATGCAGCGGTTCCTCTGCTGGAGGGGCAATTACGCCAACAGGAGGAGTAAGGGGAAGGAAacagaggaggtggtggaggctgctgctgccaccgctgcggagaagaggaagagggagcCTTATAGGACGAGGAGCCGCAATCCTGCGAAGAAGGATGCGGAAATCATTGAGGTGTCGAAAGGTGTTGGGATGGGAGGTGCTGAGAATGGGAGGGGTTCCAGGAGGGGTAGGAGTAAGAAAGGCATGGTGGAGCAGGAGGAGTCTGTTGCTGGGTTGGAGGTGGAGAAGGAtgtggtagaagatgcttctgctcctcctcctcctgataaGGAGGCAGAGGAGGGTGAAGGGGAGGATCAGGAGGGAGTGGAAGAGGAGGTCCAGGTGGAAgtgaagagagggagggggaggcccAGGAAGGCTGTCGCAGATGACAATGCCGAGCAGGCACGTGCGTTGAGGGAGCTCGGCGTGAGGGCGTCGCAGTACAATAacgaggagaggaagaagattctCACTAAGTACCTCTCAAAGCGACAGAGCAGACCTGCCTCAAGCAGGCCTACCAAG ATTGCCTCACGACAAGCTTTGGCTGAAAGGCGTAAGCGTGGCGATGGAGGTAGATTCCTTTCAAGTGAAGGACAGCAG CCTTCAGGGCAGCCTTCAGAAAGACGTTCCAAACGTCTTGAGAAGCAAAGTCTCAAAATGGAAGAGAAG GCTGAGAGCAAGGAAGATGAAATAATTGAAGCTGAACCAGATCCAGAAGAAGAAGTAGTTGCTGGACCTGGAGGAGAACCAAAGATAGGGATGGTTTTCCTGGATGAGGATAAGGCCTATGAATTCTATGTCAACTATGCTGGAGCTGAAGGGTTCAGTGTCCGAAAAGGCTGTTTGGACAAAACCGCAAAGAATGTTACAAAATCTCGAGCATATGTTTGTTCCAAGGAGGGATTTCGTACGAAAAGTATTTCTTCGGAATCAAAGAAGCCACGACCAGAAACAAGAACTGGATGCCAGGCACACATGACTATTAAAATTACAGAAAGTGGAAAATATGTAGTGACTGAGTTTGTGTCTGATCATAATCATGATCGTGAAGCTCCTTTGGTGGACATTCAGATTTTGAAGTCGCAAAAATTGTTAGCAAAAGTACAACAGCCTCCTGATCCACCAAAAGTTGTTTTGATTCCAAATGAATATAAAAATTACACAAGGACAAAATGCATAAAAGATATGCAATTAGGTGATGCCCAGGCCATCAGTGAATATTTACGAAGGATGAAAGGCGAGAATCCTTCTTTCTTTTATGCCATTCAGGTGGATGAAGATGATCAATTCACAAATGTATTCTGGGCTGATTTTAAATCAATAATGGATTACAATTACTTCGGCGATGTAGTGTGTATTGACACAAGATATTGCACAAGTGATTATGGGAGACCTCTACTGCTGTTTATTGGTGTTAACCATCATAAGCAGCCAATAATATTCGGTACTGCATTGATTTATGATGACTCAGTTCAATCATTTAGATGGTTGTTTGAGACCTTCAAATCAGCTATGAGTGGAAAGCAGCCAAAAACAGTTTTGACTGATCAGTCTACAGAACTTAGTGATGCAATTTCTTCTGTTTGGCCTGGGACCACCCACCGCTTCTCATTGTTGCATTTATATCTGACTGCTAGCAAGGTATTAAGGGATAACTTCCAAGCCTCAGAAACTTTTGCACTTGATTTTAGTAGGTGGCTGTATGACTATGAGGAGGAGGACTTCATTTCAAGCTGGGAAATCCTTTCAGAGAAGTATAATCTAAAGGATAATGAGTGGCTAAATAAATTGTACGAGGATAGAGAAAGATGGGGTTCGCCATATGGGCGTGATACATTCTGTGCAGATATTGCTGCCACACTACGAAGCGATAACACAGATACTATCCTGAAAGATCTCCTTAAACCAGAAGTAGATCTTCAAAACTTCTTCAACAGTTACAATAAATTCTTGGAGGAAAAACGCCTGGCTGAACAACAAGCTGACTACCTTGGGGCTCAAATGACGCAAAGGGTAGCACCACTGCGGCTGCTTTGGCAAGCTGCAAATTCATATACTCCAACACTTTTTGAGATGTTCAGGATGGAATTTGAGCAAATATCGAACTGCATGGTCTTTAGCTGTGGTGAGATTGGACCAATATCTGAGTACCAGGTAACTGCCAAAGACAAGCCTCGGGGTCAGTTTGTTAGGTTTGATTCAACAGAATGTGTGGTTGTTTGTAGTTGTAAGAAGTTTGAATTCCTGGGTCTTCCATGTTGCCATGTTTTGAAAATTCTTGAACTCAGAAATATTAAAGAACTTCCACCACACTATATCCTGAAAAGATGGAGAAAAGATGCTCGAAGCGAGTCTCCGGGGGAGAGCTATGGCTATGCGACCATAGAGGAAGATCCCAGGTTTTCATTGTCAAGGCGGTACAATACGTTGTACCGAACTTTATATAAAATTGCAGAAAAGTCTTCAGAAAGCATTGAAGCTTATGCATTCCTGGAGAACCAATATGAACAGCTTGTGGAACAAGTGGAGGTACTTTTGCAAGCAAGGTTGCATGATAAATCTTCCTTAAACACTATCCTAAAAGGACATCAGCCACATTTGCTGCAGAGTGAGGTCAGCAACAGTGAACCTCGCAGAGTAACtgctaagaaaaataaaaatgtggAGCCACGTCGCCAGCAACAAAGTCCTCTAGattcaaataaaaagaaaaaggctaGACAAG GTCTATTGGAGCCTGAGGAGATTGAAATTCCGCTCAGGGCTGTTCCTCCTACAGTATCAAATGATATTCCAAGTCATTTAAGAACTCCAACCAATCAATTTCTTGCACCAAGCCATATAATGCAG GCACCATATGTTGCCCAGCAGTTTGGTCTTGGTTCTCTCCAGGGATTCCCAGGCATGTCAGCATTTGGGCAG ATTCAAGAACCAGCACCTCTTCATCAACATTCTCATCTGCAACCACCACCCTTTCATAATGGTCCTCAAATCCCCCAG GCTCCACCTCCAGACATACAGTCACTCCAGTTTCTTAGCAGCAATCCTCAACTGGGGCACCAGACTACGGATCAAGGCCAGTACACCATTCCAGTCTGGGATTTCCTGTGA